The following coding sequences are from one Pigmentibacter sp. JX0631 window:
- the flgG gene encoding flagellar basal-body rod protein FlgG produces MLRSLNTAATGMDSQQRLIDTLSNNMANVNTIGFKASKAYFHDLLYQNIRAPGLQTTTGVIAPSGIQIGNGSKIVSVEKSFDEGAIKITNKDTDMAIMGKGFFRIQLSDGTIGYTRDGTFRRSADGRIVTSEGLPLIPEIVIPPNTLHLTIGLDGLVSAKVSGEQEPRNLGQILLANFINPAGLNSMGRNLYTVTPSSGEPIVAIPGENGIGNIDQGELETSNVNIVEEMVQLIVGQRAYELNSKVIKTGDEMLSSTNQMK; encoded by the coding sequence ATGCTTCGGAGTTTAAATACAGCCGCAACAGGAATGGATTCCCAGCAACGCCTAATAGATACTCTCTCGAACAATATGGCTAACGTGAACACTATTGGTTTTAAAGCAAGTAAAGCGTATTTTCATGATTTGCTCTATCAAAATATCAGAGCTCCTGGACTCCAGACTACGACAGGTGTGATAGCTCCAAGTGGAATCCAAATTGGAAATGGTTCTAAGATAGTTTCTGTAGAAAAATCGTTTGATGAAGGTGCTATTAAAATTACAAACAAAGATACAGACATGGCCATTATGGGGAAGGGTTTTTTTCGAATTCAACTATCTGATGGAACCATTGGTTACACAAGAGATGGAACTTTTAGAAGAAGTGCTGATGGTAGAATTGTTACTTCAGAAGGTCTACCACTCATCCCTGAAATTGTGATTCCACCTAATACCCTCCATTTAACTATTGGCTTAGATGGTTTGGTATCAGCAAAAGTGAGTGGTGAACAAGAACCAAGAAATTTAGGACAAATTTTGTTAGCGAATTTTATAAATCCTGCTGGATTAAATTCAATGGGTCGAAATTTGTATACAGTAACACCATCCTCAGGTGAACCTATTGTAGCAATTCCTGGAGAAAATGGAATTGGAAATATCGATCAAGGAGAACTTGAAACCAGTAACGTTAATATTGTTGAAGAAATGGTTCAACTTATTGTTGGTCAAAGAGCTTATGAACTAAACAGTAAAGTAATCAAAACTGGGGATGAAATGCTATCTTCAACTAATCAAATGAAATAA
- a CDS encoding flagella basal body P-ring formation protein FlgA, translating to MLSALPSIYVEYKNLAKADSIAEIQKDLIVQFMKNLKKDDNIIVDNSNHQKTENEKDINYIVRCIQCNVEVGHDYEIIHSSVNKTKNAFTNQYVFDLRNEKNQKTTWRLEITEKKIIFFISAKSNLLINNILTDKDLEISQCNTDDLKCNPKNYFLNKSDAQSNLIKVTNKRTNTPIRQGKEIDILTLSQEILVHSGEKIKIIYSPTDNLTIQTYGKSLTNGGLGETIRVQISNWFDNSSVSQPAGIIEGTVVAPGEVKYAVKQ from the coding sequence ATGTTATCTGCGTTACCTTCTATTTATGTTGAATATAAAAATCTTGCAAAAGCAGATAGTATTGCTGAAATCCAAAAAGATCTTATTGTGCAATTCATGAAAAATTTAAAAAAAGATGACAATATCATTGTGGATAATTCTAATCACCAAAAAACAGAAAATGAAAAAGATATTAATTACATAGTTCGTTGTATACAATGTAACGTAGAAGTCGGTCATGACTATGAAATAATCCATTCATCAGTCAATAAAACAAAAAATGCTTTTACTAATCAATATGTTTTTGATCTAAGAAATGAAAAAAATCAAAAAACAACTTGGCGTCTTGAAATAACCGAAAAAAAAATAATTTTCTTTATTTCTGCTAAAAGTAATTTATTAATAAATAACATTCTAACTGATAAAGATTTAGAAATATCTCAATGCAATACTGATGATTTAAAATGCAATCCCAAAAATTATTTTTTAAATAAATCAGACGCTCAATCAAATCTAATTAAAGTAACCAATAAAAGGACAAACACACCAATTAGACAAGGAAAAGAAATTGATATACTAACTTTGTCACAGGAAATTCTTGTTCATTCAGGAGAAAAAATAAAAATTATTTATTCTCCTACAGATAACCTAACTATTCAGACTTATGGAAAATCTCTTACTAATGGTGGACTTGGTGAGACTATTCGTGTTCAAATAAGCAACTGGTTTGACAATAGTTCAGTTTCACAACCCGCTGGAATTATTGAAGGAACTGTGGTAGCTCCTGGTGAGGTTAAATATGCAGTCAAACAATAA
- a CDS encoding flagellar basal body L-ring protein FlgH yields the protein MQSNNKYQKYQHIFDEINLREEDGYVESNLNKIFHELQTKPHKYKAKTKQEKKDLWFTTVDKYLNSIEYAIDKGNSTTKKMSHALDNIPEPTSKKFVVRFTILFVVLALIIFFASCNKASAQIIPSTQDLPLPLSKAVELNNQKNQLSQEKEQERFFIKREKMQIKMKEPGSTTGSIWADSSQPKSLATEYQPTRTGEIVTVNIPEDLQFKPQEQAGNNNSNQKYDPIKTLKFEVVGFEPGGDVYLRGTKNYVSESGEQKNIMIMAKMPQRNLNKFEIEAKDLTQVAITNNNNGMVSEYAAAGWDLTVSRQLSGYAPDLNAGIAALDGQKKELEVQQKALKDQQKSITEEADRLKKDRNRLNAEAAQARQLLDSATIMDPPEEDGNGKDKKGNGGNNKQNAASGNSGNSSNNKNASGQGNGKK from the coding sequence ATGCAGTCAAACAATAAATACCAAAAATATCAACATATTTTTGATGAAATTAATTTGCGCGAAGAAGATGGTTATGTTGAATCAAATTTAAATAAAATTTTTCATGAGTTACAAACAAAGCCACATAAATATAAAGCAAAAACGAAACAAGAAAAAAAAGATCTTTGGTTTACAACGGTAGATAAATACCTAAATTCAATAGAGTATGCAATTGACAAAGGTAACAGCACAACTAAAAAAATGTCGCACGCCCTAGATAACATCCCCGAACCAACTTCTAAAAAATTTGTTGTAAGATTTACAATACTTTTTGTTGTTCTTGCACTAATTATTTTTTTTGCCAGTTGCAACAAAGCTTCTGCGCAGATCATTCCTTCAACCCAAGATTTACCTTTGCCTTTATCTAAAGCGGTCGAATTAAATAATCAAAAAAATCAACTTTCCCAAGAAAAGGAACAAGAACGTTTCTTTATTAAACGTGAAAAAATGCAAATAAAAATGAAAGAACCAGGTTCTACTACCGGAAGCATTTGGGCTGATTCTAGCCAGCCAAAATCTCTTGCAACCGAATATCAACCAACTCGTACGGGAGAAATAGTAACAGTTAACATTCCTGAAGATCTGCAATTTAAACCGCAGGAACAAGCAGGAAACAATAATTCAAATCAAAAGTATGATCCAATAAAAACATTGAAGTTTGAAGTAGTCGGATTTGAACCCGGTGGAGATGTCTATCTGCGTGGAACAAAAAATTATGTCAGTGAATCTGGTGAACAAAAAAATATCATGATCATGGCAAAAATGCCGCAAAGAAATTTAAATAAATTTGAAATCGAGGCTAAAGATCTCACACAAGTAGCTATTACGAATAATAATAATGGAATGGTTTCAGAATATGCTGCTGCAGGTTGGGATTTAACCGTATCCAGACAACTTTCAGGATATGCTCCTGATTTAAATGCTGGCATTGCTGCGCTTGATGGCCAAAAAAAGGAGTTAGAAGTTCAACAAAAAGCTTTAAAAGATCAACAAAAATCAATCACAGAAGAAGCTGATAGATTAAAGAAAGATAGAAATAGATTAAATGCAGAAGCAGCTCAAGCTAGGCAATTACTAGATTCCGCAACAATTATGGATCCTCCTGAAGAAGATGGAAACGGAAAAGATAAGAAAGGTAACGGAGGAAATAATAAACAAAATGCAGCCAGTGGAAACAGTGGAAACTCTAGTAATAATAAAAATGCTTCTGGCCAAGGAAATGGAAAAAAGTAA
- a CDS encoding flagellar basal body P-ring protein FlgI: MLKILKLKIFISKLLFVTLLSNSAQCFAQEKEAGIRIKDLVEIRGVRGNSLTGLGLVVGLQGTGDSKASVATNKAAASVLNRLGMSVTANEVITKNTAVVAVTASLPPFARIGDKIDVRISSIGDSSSLEGGTLLLTTLTAADGQVYATAQGSITQGTSMAGNEGGAGQPAKSSAPKTVSLALNGIVEKEFPATFINNNKIELSLINADFTTASRIAKVLNDYFNDFIADPVNSGLISVKLPRTVTRNNPSFNPVTFVAILEQLKVVPDSVAQIVINERTGTIIAGNNVILEPVAISHGRLEIIVGKKSSKVADLPLTTTVGELVRALNTLGAGPKDVVSILQTLESSKALRAKIKIL; the protein is encoded by the coding sequence TTGTTAAAAATACTTAAATTAAAAATTTTTATCAGCAAACTTCTTTTTGTTACATTATTGTCTAATTCTGCTCAATGTTTTGCCCAAGAAAAAGAAGCAGGTATTCGAATTAAAGATTTAGTAGAAATTAGAGGAGTTCGAGGCAATTCACTCACTGGGTTAGGTCTTGTAGTAGGTTTACAGGGTACTGGTGACAGTAAAGCCAGTGTAGCTACAAATAAAGCAGCTGCTTCCGTCCTGAATAGACTCGGCATGAGCGTTACAGCGAACGAAGTCATAACAAAAAATACAGCCGTTGTTGCCGTTACAGCATCACTCCCTCCCTTTGCAAGAATAGGTGATAAAATTGATGTACGAATTTCTAGTATTGGAGATAGCAGCAGTTTAGAAGGTGGTACCTTATTATTAACAACCTTAACAGCAGCTGATGGACAAGTATATGCGACAGCACAAGGAAGTATAACACAGGGAACTTCAATGGCAGGAAACGAAGGAGGTGCTGGTCAACCTGCAAAAAGCTCTGCACCCAAAACTGTTTCTCTTGCTTTAAATGGTATTGTGGAAAAAGAATTTCCCGCTACTTTTATTAATAATAATAAAATAGAATTAAGTTTAATTAATGCTGATTTTACAACTGCAAGTAGAATAGCAAAAGTTCTAAATGATTATTTTAATGATTTCATAGCAGACCCTGTTAACAGTGGATTGATTTCTGTAAAACTTCCAAGAACTGTTACAAGAAATAATCCAAGCTTTAATCCTGTTACTTTTGTAGCAATTCTTGAACAATTAAAAGTCGTTCCTGATTCTGTTGCGCAAATTGTAATTAATGAAAGAACAGGAACAATTATAGCTGGAAATAATGTTATTTTAGAACCTGTTGCTATTAGCCATGGAAGACTTGAAATTATAGTTGGAAAAAAATCAAGTAAAGTAGCTGATCTTCCCTTAACAACGACTGTTGGCGAATTAGTGAGAGCCTTAAATACCTTAGGCGCAGGCCCAAAAGATGTTGTTTCTATTCTTCAGACTTTAGAAAGTTCCAAAGCCTTAAGAGCTAAAATAAAGATTTTATAA
- a CDS encoding rod-binding protein, translating into MRINLMDSATKYNSNELSTNEISNEKPLSEFEKKKIEKLKEAQNVAKEFESIYLDMMIKSMRQTAKPEDESNAHDIFQSMLDGEYSKLMADSQNFGIRDLVLNWMKENDPMLNPNLKTLNSKSLENEIKSTRNTINEIKNNNYLNKFALDQYKIELNK; encoded by the coding sequence ATGCGAATAAATTTAATGGATTCTGCTACGAAATATAATTCAAATGAACTTTCTACTAATGAAATTAGTAATGAAAAACCTCTTTCTGAATTTGAAAAGAAAAAAATTGAAAAATTAAAAGAGGCGCAAAATGTAGCAAAGGAATTTGAAAGTATCTATCTAGACATGATGATTAAAAGCATGCGCCAAACTGCAAAGCCAGAGGATGAAAGTAACGCCCATGATATTTTCCAAAGTATGCTAGATGGAGAATATTCTAAACTTATGGCTGATTCTCAAAACTTTGGTATTCGGGATCTGGTTTTAAATTGGATGAAAGAAAATGATCCCATGTTAAATCCCAATTTAAAAACTCTGAATTCAAAATCTTTAGAAAACGAAATAAAATCAACCCGTAATACAATAAACGAAATAAAAAACAATAATTACCTGAATAAATTTGCTTTAGATCAATATAAAATAGAATTAAATAAATAA
- a CDS encoding ISKra4 family transposase produces the protein MSEKFRVITELVSKDGIIIERKEVSSCELSEPLNIEELGYTHVAQIEILKDITENKIHHQTKLIRSNTICPSCGKTTNKHGTFTSNFHSVFSDHKVQIQRRNCNCGWTNKFTLEGLFGSAFHPDLLKLQCEFGSDNSFKRAENLLKALNTRHRPVNNHVRISKTIEKIGSIIGEFKTENPVQIEKPANIMVAQIDGGHIQPKDKDLRSYEVLVAKCYNLENQIEKDQHHTELLKSTCIASALSDQGETIKKQLIYAALSEGMTKETTVYALSDGTKNCWFALSILSGKCSQLIKILDWEHIARKFKLVEQTLADELKDKLESANRKLWHGNSKDCIEKLLYIRNELGEIENKKLNNLTEYLVRNEHYLINYEEQRNNNLPYTSNVIESAVDTLINERQKKNKKMSWTREGAHHVLQIRASIASKTWDIDWKDAFTVLTSAV, from the coding sequence ATGTCTGAAAAGTTTCGAGTTATAACAGAGCTAGTAAGTAAAGATGGAATAATAATAGAGCGGAAAGAAGTATCTTCTTGCGAGTTATCTGAACCTTTAAATATAGAAGAATTAGGATATACCCATGTAGCACAAATAGAAATATTAAAAGATATTACTGAAAATAAAATACACCATCAAACAAAATTAATAAGATCTAACACAATATGCCCTTCTTGCGGAAAAACAACTAATAAACATGGTACTTTTACTTCAAATTTTCATTCTGTATTTAGTGATCATAAAGTTCAAATTCAAAGAAGAAATTGCAATTGTGGTTGGACAAATAAGTTTACGCTTGAGGGGCTATTTGGGTCTGCATTTCACCCTGATCTATTGAAATTGCAGTGTGAATTTGGTTCAGATAATAGTTTTAAGCGAGCAGAAAATCTTTTAAAAGCTCTAAATACAAGACATCGTCCAGTAAATAATCATGTTCGTATTTCAAAAACAATTGAAAAAATAGGTTCTATAATAGGAGAATTTAAGACAGAAAATCCTGTGCAAATAGAAAAACCTGCAAATATTATGGTTGCCCAGATCGATGGTGGACATATTCAGCCAAAAGACAAAGACTTACGTAGTTATGAAGTTCTTGTAGCAAAATGCTATAATTTAGAAAATCAGATAGAAAAGGATCAACATCATACTGAACTATTAAAAAGTACTTGTATAGCTTCTGCTTTATCCGATCAAGGAGAGACAATAAAAAAGCAACTTATTTATGCCGCTTTATCTGAAGGAATGACTAAAGAAACCACTGTATATGCCTTATCAGATGGAACTAAAAATTGTTGGTTTGCACTTTCTATTTTATCTGGAAAATGCTCTCAACTTATAAAAATATTGGACTGGGAACATATTGCACGTAAGTTTAAGCTTGTAGAACAAACCTTAGCAGATGAATTAAAAGATAAATTAGAAAGTGCAAACAGAAAATTATGGCATGGAAATAGCAAAGATTGCATAGAAAAACTTTTATATATCAGAAATGAATTGGGAGAAATAGAAAATAAGAAGTTAAATAATTTAACTGAATACCTTGTTAGGAATGAACATTACCTTATAAATTATGAAGAACAAAGGAATAATAATCTTCCCTATACCAGCAATGTAATTGAATCTGCTGTGGATACTCTTATAAATGAAAGACAAAAAAAGAATAAAAAAATGTCTTGGACAAGAGAAGGGGCTCATCATGTCCTTCAAATTAGAGCGTCTATTGCTAGTAAAACATGGGATATTGATTGGAAAGATGCTTTCACAGTTTTAACATCGGCTGTATAA
- a CDS encoding methyltransferase domain-containing protein, translating into MNPSYILRTSCPVCQGKEINLHYSSHFPILPICTEKKVEFDINIPFEIGICNECGLIQLTKLVEPSLLYDNFHSEGLGETWNNHYEAFSNIIKKLPVRVALEVGAGQGKLTEKLKEKLHLTVVDPLYRGNRNNIEVFSTMFDSNISDTMMGKFEMVYSSHTLEHFYEFNEYFQNSFKVLQSNGFLVTAVPNLEFSFNTGYTNTLNTEHTSILSLSHLINLHQKNGFIIKSIEYYKDHSIYITSQKSEKINTKINSVEYSQVLLENFILRIKNKIDIIRNRANDKKINYLFGASNFAQTLFAFGLQENYFSNLLDNSDIKAKKRLYGTNLVSLHPKDIDLNSARIFINAGTYSKEINIQLKKLNQNIETIIL; encoded by the coding sequence ATGAATCCGAGCTACATTTTGCGCACAAGTTGTCCTGTTTGTCAGGGTAAAGAAATAAATTTGCATTATTCAAGCCATTTTCCCATACTACCAATTTGCACAGAAAAAAAAGTTGAATTTGATATCAACATCCCCTTTGAAATAGGAATATGCAATGAATGCGGTCTCATTCAGTTAACGAAACTAGTGGAACCTTCTCTACTCTATGACAATTTCCACTCTGAAGGTCTTGGTGAAACATGGAATAATCATTATGAGGCATTTTCAAATATAATTAAAAAACTACCAGTTAGGGTAGCTTTAGAAGTAGGAGCTGGTCAGGGTAAATTAACAGAAAAATTAAAAGAAAAGTTGCATTTGACTGTAGTTGATCCTTTATATAGAGGTAATAGAAATAATATTGAAGTTTTTAGCACTATGTTTGATTCGAATATAAGCGACACTATGATGGGTAAATTTGAAATGGTTTACTCTTCCCATACTTTAGAACATTTTTATGAATTCAATGAATATTTTCAAAATTCTTTTAAAGTTTTGCAAAGTAATGGATTTTTAGTTACCGCTGTTCCAAATTTAGAATTTTCATTTAACACAGGTTATACAAATACTTTAAATACCGAACATACTTCTATTTTAAGTCTATCGCATCTTATAAATCTACATCAAAAAAACGGATTTATAATTAAAAGTATAGAATATTACAAAGATCATAGTATTTATATTACTTCTCAAAAATCAGAAAAAATAAACACAAAGATAAATTCAGTAGAATATTCTCAGGTTTTACTTGAAAATTTTATTCTTCGAATAAAAAACAAAATTGATATTATTAGAAATAGAGCTAATGATAAAAAAATTAATTATCTTTTTGGTGCGAGTAACTTTGCTCAAACATTATTTGCATTTGGTTTACAAGAAAATTATTTTTCTAATTTATTAGATAATAGTGATATTAAAGCAAAAAAAAGACTATATGGAACTAATTTAGTATCTCTTCATCCAAAAGATATTGACCTTAATTCTGCTCGAATTTTTATTAATGCAGGGACATACTCAAAAGAAATCAATATTCAGCTTAAAAAATTAAACCAAAATATTGAGACAATAATACTATGA
- a CDS encoding glycosyltransferase family 2 protein, whose product MNLSIVIPCFNEEKAIPILLEKYYNISLLIPLQLILVDNGSTDNTKGIIETKKLDPKFNFVTFLRIEKNVGYGHGIMFGIKHTKTDFIGFTHSDLQCDPDDILKAYNRILEIDPNDTKVLIKGRRIERRKEEKWISAKLDSIASFLFFRKFHDINGQPKVFHRSLLDSYIYYPVDITFDVFVTYKTKQLGYQIIDFPVYFHKRQFGKSSWNTSVLKRWKTILSFFKTILFLVFKIYK is encoded by the coding sequence ATGAATTTATCTATCGTAATTCCTTGTTTTAATGAAGAAAAGGCAATTCCTATTTTACTTGAAAAATATTATAATATTTCACTACTTATACCTCTGCAATTAATTCTTGTAGATAACGGCTCTACCGACAATACGAAAGGAATTATTGAAACTAAAAAATTAGATCCTAAGTTTAATTTTGTTACTTTTTTAAGAATTGAAAAGAATGTGGGTTACGGTCATGGAATTATGTTTGGAATAAAACATACTAAAACAGACTTTATTGGATTTACTCATTCAGATTTACAATGCGATCCTGATGATATATTAAAAGCATACAATAGAATTTTAGAAATTGATCCAAATGATACTAAAGTTTTAATTAAAGGAAGAAGAATAGAAAGGCGGAAAGAGGAAAAATGGATTTCAGCAAAACTTGACTCTATTGCTTCTTTTTTGTTTTTTAGAAAATTTCATGATATTAATGGACAACCAAAAGTTTTCCATCGATCACTTTTAGATTCATATATTTACTATCCAGTTGATATAACATTTGATGTATTTGTAACTTATAAAACAAAGCAACTAGGTTATCAAATAATTGATTTTCCTGTTTACTTTCATAAAAGACAATTTGGAAAATCAAGTTGGAATACTTCTGTTTTAAAACGTTGGAAAACCATTCTATCATTTTTTAAAACAATACTTTTTTTAGTATTTAAAATATATAAATAG
- a CDS encoding HAD family hydrolase gives MIFQKNKIKTVVFDLDDTLIPSSQFYHDSYLLCGIDSQGENFKTAKELVKKSLGNNHTSSHNRILYFKKYLELENNFTSKNLISLVTKYNFYLKLLIKDFIEKSKRNLLFRQLKEKYTLAIITNETTLSQIIKLEEIDSNGEFFSNIITSEEIGVEKPSDEIYQYFFKTCQTLPENCLFVGDNFTTDLQKPILLGASTILTQEFNNENDDYQINCTKIKSLEELKEVL, from the coding sequence ATGATTTTTCAAAAAAACAAAATTAAAACAGTTGTTTTCGACCTTGACGATACATTAATTCCTTCTTCACAATTTTATCATGATTCATATCTTCTATGTGGAATTGACAGCCAAGGTGAAAATTTTAAAACAGCTAAAGAACTTGTTAAAAAAAGTTTAGGTAATAATCACACAAGCTCTCATAATAGAATTTTATACTTTAAAAAATACTTAGAACTAGAAAATAATTTCACTTCTAAAAATCTCATCTCATTAGTCACAAAGTATAATTTCTACTTAAAATTACTAATAAAAGATTTTATTGAAAAATCTAAAAGAAATCTCCTCTTTAGACAATTAAAAGAAAAATATACATTAGCAATTATTACTAATGAAACAACATTAAGTCAAATTATAAAATTAGAGGAAATTGATTCAAATGGGGAATTTTTTAGCAATATAATAACATCTGAAGAAATTGGGGTTGAGAAACCATCAGATGAAATTTATCAATATTTTTTTAAAACTTGTCAGACTCTTCCAGAAAACTGCCTATTTGTTGGAGACAACTTCACAACTGATCTCCAAAAACCAATTTTACTTGGCGCAAGTACAATACTAACTCAAGAATTTAATAATGAAAACGATGACTATCAAATTAATTGTACCAAAATAAAATCTCTAGAAGAATTAAAAGAGGTCTTATAA
- a CDS encoding class II aldolase/adducin family protein, whose product MSINELITASNLIGNKIPLWNQGKGGNCSFKNNLIDNIIWIKASGYRLDKVSLESGLVSVDIDKASKKLLEIFHQFSNRDINYDDEKDYENILLNSAYHTNSNLKPSMETGLHIVLKKDFVFHFHSTAALIMYEFKDKTNEFYKKYPQYKVSFIKFIQPGLELAYEVWKKNESDIFILQNHGVILQSNNINILKSWEMMEKEFFQFIKRPDVNKLYTSNANFSLKGSSAPLKFYFPDSLVFENNLISILKFIKTKNGQNYYEIDPLKKELDKNAFELWEATSLIYNYFPQTLEIPKEAGKRTIDLPFEKHRVSQTQ is encoded by the coding sequence ATGAGTATAAATGAACTTATTACAGCTTCAAATCTTATTGGAAATAAAATACCATTGTGGAATCAAGGAAAAGGCGGTAACTGTTCTTTTAAAAACAACTTAATAGATAATATTATATGGATAAAAGCATCTGGATACAGATTAGATAAAGTATCTTTAGAATCAGGACTCGTTTCAGTTGATATAGACAAAGCATCTAAAAAACTATTAGAAATATTTCATCAATTTTCAAATAGAGACATTAATTACGATGATGAGAAAGATTATGAGAACATTTTATTAAATTCTGCTTATCATACAAATTCTAATTTAAAACCTTCAATGGAAACAGGACTTCATATTGTCTTAAAAAAAGATTTTGTTTTTCATTTCCACTCAACTGCAGCATTAATAATGTATGAATTTAAAGATAAAACTAATGAATTCTATAAAAAATATCCTCAGTATAAAGTATCTTTTATAAAATTTATACAACCTGGTCTTGAGTTAGCTTATGAAGTATGGAAAAAAAATGAAAGTGATATTTTTATTTTACAAAATCATGGTGTTATTTTACAATCAAACAACATAAATATATTAAAATCATGGGAAATGATGGAAAAAGAATTTTTTCAATTTATAAAACGCCCTGATGTGAATAAATTATACACGTCTAATGCTAATTTTTCCTTAAAAGGCTCATCAGCCCCTCTTAAATTTTACTTCCCCGATTCATTAGTTTTTGAAAATAATTTAATTTCAATTTTAAAATTTATAAAGACAAAAAATGGTCAAAATTATTATGAAATAGATCCTCTCAAAAAAGAATTAGATAAAAATGCTTTTGAGCTTTGGGAAGCCACGTCTTTAATTTATAATTATTTCCCACAAACGTTAGAAATACCCAAAGAAGCGGGAAAAAGAACAATCGATCTTCCTTTTGAAAAACATAGAGTTTCACAAACACAATAA